GTTGCACCCTTTAGTCCTTGCCATGGCAGGCTGGCTCTGTTAAAATACATCAAAACATATCCTAATGATTCCATGTCATCTCGGCGACTCTGTTCCGTACCAAGATGGGCACTGAGGCTAGCGTAGGAAGGCGTGCCAGTGAAACCTTTACCGGATCTGTAGGATATGTGTTGCCCTGTCTTCTTGTCTCTGTACCTCTTGGCCAAACCAAAATCAATAAGGAATAACTTCTTCCACTGCTGCCCAGTACCTATCAGGAAGTTATCTGGTTTAATGTCTCTGTGTATAAGATTCTGCCTATGCACGTATTCGATTCTACTGATCATCTGATCAGCTAACATAAGTACAGTTTTCATTGTGAACCTTCTTGAACAGAAATTGAAGAGGTCTTCAAGGCTGGGTCCCAGAAGATCCATGACTAGCACATTATAGTCCATTTCCTGACCATACCACCGTATCTGGGGGATGCCAACCCCACCTTGAAGGATATTATAGCGTTCCCTCTCGTGTAACAACTGGGGATGTTTCACATTCTGTGGTTCTAGTTTTACGGCTACCTCCTCATGGTTGGTGAGGTCTATCGCCAAATAAACGTGCCCAAAAGAGCCACACCCGATCTCCCGTACCAGTTTATATCTCCCTCCGACAAGGAAATCGGCCTCGGGTCCACTGCTGCTCGCCATCCTGAGAGACAAAGATGGGGGTGGGTTAAGCTCCGACACCTCTAAGGGGATGATGGACGCGTCTAAGGGGACGATGGACGCCCCTAAGACTCGTCCACGGAGCAAGGCTGTGAAGGCAGGCAGGAAACAGAAAACGCTGGCTGTTTCTCAGCGTTACAGGGCCCAGAATCGGCCAAGGGGAATCTGACCACCGCTACTGCCAGGTTTCTTTTCACCAGGCCACAGACTGTTGAGGGGGTTCTTACCGTTAGCAGGCTAAGCCTCTGGCTTCTGGCGGCCGCGGCCTCGCCTTCGCAGCGACTTCGGGGGCTGCTTCAGGGGAGCCGTGAAGTTACGGCGGCGACACCGCTGCCGCCACTGCCGCGGGCTCCCGCCAGGAGGGGCCCCGGTCACTCCACCGACGCTGCCATCTTGTTACAACGGCTGCAGCCAACGCAGAATGCCCCGCGTTCCAGGAAGGCGCTTCATGGCGCAGAGAACTCTGGGAAAGAAATCACGCGCGCTCTTAGAACCTTCAAGACAGATTATCTTCAGAGCCTTTCAAAGGCATCAGCCTGTCCTAGAAAAACAGATCTACTCCACGTCCCGCATCTACTCAGGTCACACATCTGAGCAGCTGTGATGTGGGGTTTCCTCCTCCAATGTCCATGGGCCCTCTCCTTGCTCCAGCTTGAAGATGACCGCTGGTTTGGGAACTTGGTTCCCTGTGAACAGGACACGATACAGGATTGGGTCCAGTTAATTGGGATTCAGGGCCTTTCAACCACACTTCTATTGGCTCTTCAGGAAAGTGATCCCGTTTCCCTGGGAATAGAGTCATAATCACAGAAGGGTAAAAGGACTGAAGTATCTCGGGcaaatcaaagatgacaccaTTACACACTTCAGATGCCCCAGAGCATTCAGCAGCTGAGAATGGAAGCAGCCTCTCTGAGGCCCCTGGCAGGCGCACAGGGCAGCTGTGCTCACTTACCCACTGCGCACAGGTGGCTGTAGGTCTCCAGTGTCACATCCTAGTACAGGCACCTCTGTACAGGGTCCACGTGCTGCTACGCCTCCCTGCTGAGGTCCACAGGGACGTCCTCGAATGACCCCTGTTACAATACAGTCCCATTCAAGGTGACATGGTCAGCACCGGGGGTTGGATGGAAGAGAACTAGGAAGTTAGTTGTCTTTCATGATTTTCGCCGTGATATGCTATGCTTATCAAATACCTAGTTATACCTAACATTGTGCAGGGTGAGAATATCTAAAGCTGTGAATTTCTCTTATTCGTCATGTGTTAAATTCAATCAGTAACTCATTATTCAGAAATTAAGGTTAAATTCTCTTTTCTAAAACTTCTAGTTCTTTTAGGAAATACCtagaatttatttcttaaacaGGCAGGTACCAGACATGCTAGGTTCTTTGGCCAGTGCtgtgtgctaatttgcttcagtcctgtctgactctttgtaaccccatgaactggagcccgccaggctcctctgcccgtgagattctccaggcaagaaaactggagagggttgccctttccttctctgggggatcttcttgacccggggatggaacccgagtctccagcATCGGCAGgaggaatctttaccactagcgtcacctggaaagcctatcTGAGACCTCAGCAAAAACACAGTTATTCCTATTTCTCCCACCAGTTTCTTTGAGGCAATCTAGACTTCTTCAATCAAGCACCTACAAATTTCTCCAGCCTCTA
The genomic region above belongs to Ovis canadensis isolate MfBH-ARS-UI-01 breed Bighorn chromosome X, ARS-UI_OviCan_v2, whole genome shotgun sequence and contains:
- the LOC138931050 gene encoding casein kinase I-like; the encoded protein is MASSSGPEADFLVGGRYKLVREIGCGSFGHVYLAIDLTNHEEVAVKLEPQNVKHPQLLHERERYNILQGGVGIPQIRWYGQEMDYNVLVMDLLGPSLEDLFNFCSRRFTMKTVLMLADQMISRIEYVHRQNLIHRDIKPDNFLIGTGQQWKKLFLIDFGLAKRYRDKKTGQHISYRSGKGFTGTPSYASLSAHLGTEQSRRDDMESLGYVLMYFNRASLPWQGLKGATMKQKCEKISEMKMTTPVDVLCQGFPVEFAMYLKYCLGLSFEEAPDYTYLRQLFRILFRTLNYQHDYAFDWIVLKQKAAQQAASSSGQGQQAQTPTGKSDKTKSEMKHS